In Candidatus Contubernalis alkalaceticus, the following proteins share a genomic window:
- a CDS encoding DNA polymerase III subunit produces the protein MKLKEISGQKKASELLEKAIHGNRINHAYLFYGPKESGKFTFSLMAAKMLNCLKGNACGTCISCRKVDRGIHPDVSVVSPEGKNIKIEQIRQLKNLSSFKPNEGRKKVYIFQEAHKMSLPAANSLLAVLEEPPDYIVFILLVPELFLLPDTVVSRCQCIPFGRVSRKEIYNVLKVQKPHLSQEKLQAAAHAAEGSILRAIKLAGSEDWNQWRHSSFQWWKGFLHCKSRELFSYGEQLAQEENLIEFLDFIESYYRDCLVYGSTGEEDLIINIDYLEEIKKIEVGSSRLLIKAIEELESFKRKLSVPLNKKNALEAMLVKMKGVK, from the coding sequence ATGAAATTAAAAGAAATTTCAGGTCAGAAAAAAGCATCAGAATTATTGGAAAAAGCTATTCACGGAAACAGGATTAACCATGCCTACCTTTTCTACGGCCCTAAAGAGAGTGGGAAGTTTACCTTTTCTCTAATGGCAGCTAAAATGTTGAATTGTCTCAAAGGGAATGCTTGCGGTACGTGTATTTCCTGTAGAAAGGTGGACAGGGGTATCCACCCGGATGTTTCAGTGGTCTCTCCCGAAGGAAAGAATATAAAGATAGAACAGATCAGGCAGCTGAAAAATCTTTCCTCTTTTAAACCCAATGAAGGAAGAAAAAAAGTCTACATTTTTCAGGAGGCACATAAAATGAGTCTCCCTGCAGCTAATAGTCTTTTGGCAGTATTGGAGGAGCCCCCTGATTATATTGTATTTATTTTATTGGTACCTGAACTCTTTCTGCTTCCTGATACGGTAGTTTCCAGATGTCAATGTATTCCCTTTGGCAGGGTTTCCCGAAAAGAAATTTATAATGTATTGAAAGTTCAAAAACCCCATCTGTCCCAGGAAAAACTGCAGGCAGCTGCTCATGCGGCTGAAGGAAGTATTTTGAGAGCTATAAAATTAGCAGGTTCTGAGGATTGGAACCAGTGGAGGCATAGTTCTTTTCAGTGGTGGAAGGGTTTTCTCCACTGTAAATCAAGGGAATTATTTTCCTATGGGGAACAGTTAGCCCAGGAGGAAAACTTAATAGAATTTTTAGATTTTATAGAAAGTTATTACCGGGACTGCCTGGTATATGGATCTACTGGGGAAGAAGACCTGATTATAAATATTGATTATTTAGAGGAAATAAAAAAGATTGAGGTTGGTTCCAGTAGATTATTGATAAAAGCAATAGAAGAACTGGAAAGTTTTAAAAGAAAATTGTCTGTTCCGTTGAATAAAAAAAATGCACTGGAAGCAATGCTGGTAAAAATGAAAGGGGTGAAATAA
- a CDS encoding PSP1 domain-containing protein, whose amino-acid sequence MPDVVGVRFKKAGKIYYFDPEDEDIKKEDFVIVETSRGVEFGEVVVGRKEVKEEELVLPLKRVIRTATVKDHQQVRENREKEDESFEICLDKISEHGLDMKLIDVEYTFDRNKIIFYFTADGRIDFRELVKDLAAVFRTRIELRQIGVRDEAKMMGGLGPCGRMLCCSIFLGDFEPVSIRMAKDQNLSLNPTKISGICSRLMCCLRFESDAYKDAREVCPRMGKEVVTPEGEGRVVKVNTLKKSIAVELFESHKVMEFPLEEVIEKIVNQKCPKKNEGFSD is encoded by the coding sequence ATGCCTGATGTAGTCGGTGTCAGGTTTAAGAAGGCGGGTAAGATTTATTATTTTGACCCTGAGGATGAGGATATCAAAAAAGAAGATTTTGTGATTGTAGAAACTTCCCGGGGAGTAGAGTTTGGAGAAGTGGTGGTGGGAAGAAAGGAGGTTAAAGAAGAGGAACTGGTACTTCCTCTAAAGAGAGTTATCCGTACTGCTACGGTAAAGGACCATCAGCAGGTACGAGAGAATCGGGAAAAAGAGGATGAATCCTTTGAAATATGCCTGGATAAAATCTCAGAACATGGCCTGGATATGAAGCTCATAGATGTGGAGTATACCTTTGATCGTAACAAAATTATCTTTTATTTTACTGCCGACGGCAGAATAGATTTCAGGGAGCTGGTAAAAGATCTGGCGGCAGTTTTTCGAACCAGGATTGAACTCCGGCAAATCGGGGTCAGGGATGAGGCCAAGATGATGGGTGGGCTGGGTCCCTGCGGCAGGATGCTGTGCTGTTCCATCTTTCTTGGAGACTTTGAACCGGTTTCCATAAGAATGGCCAAAGATCAAAACTTATCCCTAAACCCAACCAAAATATCCGGTATATGCAGTCGGCTCATGTGTTGTCTGCGTTTTGAATCTGACGCCTATAAAGATGCAAGGGAAGTCTGCCCCCGCATGGGCAAAGAAGTGGTTACGCCGGAGGGGGAGGGCAGAGTTGTTAAAGTCAACACGCTGAAAAAAAGCATAGCCGTAGAATTATTTGAATCCCATAAAGTCATGGAGTTTCCCTTAGAAGAGGTTATTGAAAAGATAGTTAACCAGAAGTGCCCGAAAAAGAATGAAGGATTTTCTGACTGA
- a CDS encoding Mur ligase family protein — protein MPDKPIIAGITGISGKSSTLKILENIFRLNNPHLKDSFKIFSSSITEKPSLKNKINDAYRDGTKYFFLEISPRALSSPQIKSLNLNLLAVTNLSPEAAADPPGKINGLMSSFSKLLKEDSTALINADDTLALQMADVTHSQVITYALDYPNAMATAKKIQLKSKQSRFSVMLESDIDTLTGKIISPGSQDFTLPLPGRHNIYNALVAILISLACDISFESISEKLNRMPHFKRCLEAVYSNQFKIIDDGASNPGAIESVLKTISSYQFKKIILVFALSGNHSSSINALNGKVISHWAEKIPIEKIIITKSIHQVNKKARASLQEEKVFLEKCQNIKGRISVIPGLGDALQDSILSAREGDIILLLGEKGMEAGASLSQKILHSFSGTSG, from the coding sequence ATGCCGGATAAACCTATTATAGCAGGAATTACTGGAATAAGCGGAAAGTCCAGCACCTTAAAAATTTTAGAAAACATCTTCCGATTAAATAATCCCCACTTAAAGGATTCATTTAAAATTTTCTCCTCTTCTATAACAGAGAAACCGTCATTGAAAAACAAAATAAACGACGCCTACCGTGATGGAACCAAATACTTCTTCCTGGAAATCTCTCCCCGTGCCCTGTCCAGCCCCCAAATAAAATCCCTAAATTTAAATCTGCTGGCCGTAACCAACCTATCCCCTGAAGCTGCCGCTGACCCTCCAGGTAAAATTAACGGCTTAATGTCCAGCTTTTCTAAACTGCTGAAGGAAGACAGCACAGCCCTGATAAATGCCGATGATACCCTGGCGTTACAGATGGCTGATGTGACTCACAGCCAGGTAATCACATATGCCCTTGATTATCCCAATGCTATGGCAACGGCAAAAAAGATTCAACTAAAATCAAAACAGTCCCGGTTCAGTGTAATGTTAGAGAGTGATATTGACACCCTCACAGGTAAAATCATCTCCCCCGGCAGCCAAGATTTTACTCTTCCTCTCCCCGGGAGGCACAATATTTATAATGCCCTGGTAGCCATCCTAATTTCCCTGGCCTGCGATATAAGCTTTGAATCCATAAGCGAAAAACTTAACCGGATGCCTCATTTTAAACGCTGCCTGGAAGCCGTGTATAGTAATCAATTTAAAATAATTGACGATGGAGCATCAAATCCCGGAGCCATCGAAAGCGTCCTGAAAACTATCAGTTCGTATCAATTTAAAAAAATTATTCTAGTTTTTGCCTTATCGGGAAATCACAGCAGCAGCATCAATGCCCTAAATGGCAAAGTAATTTCCCATTGGGCTGAAAAAATTCCCATAGAAAAAATAATTATTACCAAAAGCATACATCAAGTTAATAAAAAAGCTCGGGCCAGCCTACAGGAAGAAAAAGTTTTTTTGGAAAAATGTCAAAATATAAAGGGGCGTATTTCAGTAATCCCTGGACTGGGAGACGCCCTTCAGGATTCTATTCTCAGCGCCCGGGAAGGGGATATTATCCTCCTACTGGGAGAAAAAGGAATGGAAGCTGGAGCTTCTCTCAGTCAGAAAATCCTTCATTCTTTTTCGGGCACTTCTGGTTAA
- the rsmI gene encoding 16S rRNA (cytidine(1402)-2'-O)-methyltransferase, whose amino-acid sequence MDEAGILYLCATPIGNLEDITLRVLKTLKEVDLVAAEDTRRTVNLLNHFQIKTPIISYHEHNKEKRGREIIEKLLAGHKIALVADAGTPGISDPGFELIQESIHRGIKITSLPGPCAAVTAVTVSGFTINRFVFYGFLSRKKKDRRREIEEIIESNKTVVIYEAPHRLLKTLKELLEAAGDRDAAVCRELSKLFEEVKRGSLSQLIHDFEVKAPKGEITLIIGANKEAVICSRGSLTQGVEEVRQLKEAGLKEKEAVKRTAKYLNLPSRELYKKVIEEKEG is encoded by the coding sequence ATGGATGAAGCAGGAATTCTTTATCTTTGCGCAACTCCTATAGGGAACTTAGAAGACATCACTCTTCGGGTTTTAAAGACTCTAAAGGAGGTTGATTTAGTTGCAGCGGAGGATACCCGTCGAACCGTAAATCTATTGAATCACTTTCAAATAAAAACTCCGATAATCAGCTATCATGAGCATAACAAAGAAAAAAGAGGCAGAGAAATAATAGAAAAATTACTGGCAGGGCACAAAATAGCCCTGGTGGCTGATGCCGGAACTCCGGGAATTTCAGACCCGGGTTTTGAATTGATACAAGAATCTATCCATCGGGGTATAAAGATCACTTCTTTGCCGGGGCCTTGTGCGGCGGTTACTGCCGTTACAGTGTCCGGATTCACCATTAATCGATTTGTTTTTTATGGTTTTTTAAGCAGGAAGAAAAAAGACCGAAGAAGAGAAATAGAAGAAATTATTGAGTCCAACAAAACTGTAGTTATTTATGAAGCTCCGCACCGTCTACTTAAAACTTTAAAAGAGCTTTTGGAGGCAGCAGGAGATAGAGATGCAGCAGTTTGTCGAGAATTATCGAAATTGTTTGAAGAGGTTAAAAGGGGATCCTTATCTCAGTTAATTCATGATTTTGAAGTTAAAGCACCCAAGGGAGAGATAACGTTAATAATAGGAGCAAATAAGGAGGCAGTGATCTGCAGCAGGGGAAGTTTGACCCAAGGGGTTGAGGAGGTCAGGCAGCTTAAAGAAGCAGGATTAAAGGAAAAAGAAGCGGTAAAAAGAACAGCCAAATATTTAAACCTGCCCTCAAGAGAATTATATAAAAAGGTGATTGAGGAAAAAGAAGGATAA
- a CDS encoding AbrB/MazE/SpoVT family DNA-binding domain-containing protein, whose amino-acid sequence MKSTGIVRKVDELGRVVIPIELRRTLGIQEKDALEIYVDAEKIILKKYEPACIFCGSADDVQHYKNKIICSECISQMKQ is encoded by the coding sequence ATGAAATCTACAGGTATTGTAAGAAAAGTAGATGAACTGGGGAGGGTAGTCATTCCCATAGAGTTGAGAAGGACTCTGGGAATCCAAGAGAAAGATGCACTGGAGATTTATGTGGACGCAGAAAAGATTATTCTTAAAAAGTATGAGCCTGCATGTATTTTTTGCGGAAGCGCGGACGACGTACAGCATTATAAAAACAAGATTATCTGCAGTGAATGCATCAGTCAAATGAAACAATAA
- the metG gene encoding methionine--tRNA ligase, translated as MTRKSFYITTPIYYPSDKLHIGHCYTTVAADAMARFKRLKDYDVWFLTGTDEHGQKIERRAAEAGKSPQVFVDEIVDWIKELWDILDISCSDFIRTTETRHKKSVQAIFNQLYEQGDIYKDKYEGLYCTPCEAFWTVRQAKDGCCPDCGSQVEMVSEESYFFRMSKYAQRLYEHIQENEDFIQPPSRKNEMINNFLKPGLEELCVSRTSFDWGVEVPFDKEHVIYVWLDALSNYITALGYPEDMEKVNRYWPADVHLIGKEIVRFHTIYWPIFLMALGLPLPKQIFGHGWLLLKEGKMSKSKGNVIDPTVLVDLYGSDAIRYYLLREIPFGSDGVFTPEALIQRINFDLANDLGNLIHRTLNMVSKFSQGIIEGPSLEEGDYDRELKILALETSGEMEKLMDNLQFSNALAVLWKLVGRANKYIDETEPWALNREGKRERLNTVLYNYLETIRIISVLLQPFMPKTPHKIWELIGMSNEPELQTWDSSRTWGCFKKGTRVKKSEVLFPRIELDNEGEQKPDKKAPASTAQAQDKIERMGQIKINDFARVDLKVAEILTAEKVEGADKLLKLKVSLGKEERQVVAGIARHYNPEEIVGKKVLLVANLAPVKIRGIESQGMLLAAVDSQGKLVLSSVDGDIAPGSQVS; from the coding sequence TTGACCAGGAAAAGCTTTTATATAACTACCCCTATCTATTATCCCAGTGATAAACTGCACATTGGGCACTGCTACACTACGGTAGCTGCAGATGCCATGGCCCGTTTTAAGCGGTTAAAGGATTATGATGTATGGTTTTTGACAGGGACCGACGAACATGGTCAAAAAATTGAGCGGAGAGCGGCAGAGGCAGGCAAATCTCCTCAAGTTTTTGTAGATGAAATCGTAGACTGGATTAAAGAACTATGGGATATATTGGATATATCTTGCAGTGATTTTATCCGAACTACAGAGACGCGGCATAAAAAATCAGTCCAGGCTATTTTTAATCAGTTGTATGAGCAGGGAGACATATATAAGGATAAGTATGAGGGGCTTTATTGTACTCCTTGTGAGGCTTTTTGGACGGTTCGGCAGGCGAAAGACGGCTGCTGCCCCGACTGTGGCTCACAGGTGGAAATGGTGTCTGAGGAAAGCTATTTCTTCAGAATGTCAAAATATGCTCAGCGACTTTATGAGCATATTCAAGAAAACGAGGATTTTATTCAGCCTCCCTCTCGAAAAAATGAGATGATTAACAATTTTTTAAAACCTGGATTAGAGGAGCTTTGTGTTTCCCGGACCTCTTTTGATTGGGGTGTAGAGGTTCCTTTTGACAAAGAACATGTTATTTATGTATGGTTGGATGCCTTGAGCAATTATATCACAGCATTGGGTTATCCCGAGGATATGGAAAAGGTGAACCGGTATTGGCCTGCAGATGTTCACTTAATCGGTAAAGAGATCGTCAGGTTCCACACCATATACTGGCCCATCTTTTTGATGGCTCTGGGCCTACCTCTGCCCAAACAAATTTTTGGTCATGGGTGGTTACTTTTAAAAGAAGGAAAAATGTCTAAATCCAAGGGCAATGTTATTGACCCGACGGTGCTGGTAGATCTGTACGGGTCCGATGCCATCAGATACTACCTGTTGAGGGAGATTCCCTTTGGGTCTGACGGTGTGTTTACTCCTGAAGCCCTGATTCAAAGAATTAATTTTGACCTGGCCAACGATTTGGGTAATTTAATACATCGAACCTTAAACATGGTCAGTAAGTTTTCCCAAGGGATTATAGAAGGACCTTCCCTGGAGGAGGGGGACTATGACAGAGAGCTGAAGATATTGGCTTTGGAAACCTCTGGAGAGATGGAAAAACTGATGGATAATCTGCAGTTTAGTAATGCCCTGGCAGTGCTTTGGAAGTTGGTGGGTCGGGCTAACAAGTATATAGATGAAACGGAACCCTGGGCACTGAACCGGGAGGGAAAAAGAGAAAGGTTGAACACAGTTCTCTACAATTATTTGGAGACAATCCGCATCATTAGTGTTTTGCTCCAGCCCTTTATGCCTAAAACTCCTCATAAGATCTGGGAGCTTATAGGGATGTCTAATGAACCGGAACTTCAAACCTGGGACAGCAGCAGGACCTGGGGTTGTTTTAAGAAGGGTACCCGGGTTAAAAAATCAGAAGTTCTTTTCCCCCGTATAGAACTGGATAATGAGGGGGAACAAAAACCTGACAAGAAAGCTCCTGCATCTACTGCTCAAGCTCAAGATAAGATTGAAAGGATGGGGCAGATAAAAATAAATGATTTTGCCCGGGTGGACCTTAAGGTGGCGGAAATCCTTACGGCGGAAAAGGTAGAAGGAGCAGATAAGCTGTTGAAGTTGAAGGTAAGCTTAGGGAAAGAGGAAAGGCAGGTTGTGGCGGGGATTGCCCGGCATTACAACCCTGAGGAAATAGTCGGTAAAAAAGTACTGTTGGTAGCTAACTTAGCTCCTGTTAAAATAAGAGGGATTGAATCTCAGGGTATGCTGCTGGCGGCAGTGGATTCCCAGGGAAAGTTGGTTCTATCTTCTGTTGATGGTGATATTGCCCCTGGAAGCCAGGTGAGTTAA